GGGATGGGGGGACCTCAATCCGGCAATCATGAAGATGAAGGATCTCGTCACCTCGGCGGATGGGCAAGTCTGGTTCATGCCCTGGGACTGGGGCAATTCGCTGCTCACCTACAATCCCGAAAAGGTTCCGGCCGAGGATATCAAGTCGCTGAAGATCCTGGCCGATCCCAGATACAAGGACCGCGTGTCCATTCCCGACAATGTCGACGACGCCTATGCGCTGGCGGCGTTGGCCATCGGCATGAAGGACTGGACGACGATGACCGACGACCAGTTCAGGCAGGCGTCCGACTTCCTGCGCGAGGTCCACAAGAACGTGCGCCTCTACTGGACCGACAACACCGACATCGTTCAGGCGATAGGCGGCGGCGAGGTCGATCTCGCCTGGGCCTGGAACGACGCCGCCGCGCAGCTTCAGGTACAGGGCATGGATATCAGGAGCACGCGCGACACGGCCGAAGGCTCGTCCACCTGGGTCTGCGGCTATGTCCGCTACAAGGATGCGCCGGGCAGCGCCGACAAGGCCTACGATTATCTGAGCGCGATCAACCAGCCGGAAGTCGCGACCTTCCTGCTTTCCGACTGGGGCTACGGCCATGCGAACGCCAAGGCGATGGCGGAGATCGATCCGAAGGTCGTCGCCGAGAAGGGCTATGCGGATGTCGACAAGTTCCTCGACAGGACGCTCTTCCAGACGCCGCTCAATCCCGACCTCAAGCTGAAGATGATCGCCGAGTTCGAGAAGATCAAGGCCGGATATTGAGCCGGCACGAACGGATGTCGTGACTGCCGGCCGTGTAAGACAAGCCTCGAAGGGCCTGTTCTCAGACGGTTCTGGTGACCTTCTTCAGGAGGCGCGGCGCGTCGGGATTCTCGCCGAG
The window above is part of the Rhizobiaceae bacterium genome. Proteins encoded here:
- a CDS encoding extracellular solute-binding protein: MTGLTRRLALALTLASALAGGMSAGARAEDSELIIFDWSGYEDPSFHPKYTEKHGDSPTFTFFGDEDEAFEKVRSGFKADLGHPCSQSVVKWREAGLLQPLDTSRIEGWGDLNPAIMKMKDLVTSADGQVWFMPWDWGNSLLTYNPEKVPAEDIKSLKILADPRYKDRVSIPDNVDDAYALAALAIGMKDWTTMTDDQFRQASDFLREVHKNVRLYWTDNTDIVQAIGGGEVDLAWAWNDAAAQLQVQGMDIRSTRDTAEGSSTWVCGYVRYKDAPGSADKAYDYLSAINQPEVATFLLSDWGYGHANAKAMAEIDPKVVAEKGYADVDKFLDRTLFQTPLNPDLKLKMIAEFEKIKAGY